One window of Magallana gigas chromosome 2, xbMagGiga1.1, whole genome shotgun sequence genomic DNA carries:
- the LOC117691984 gene encoding uncharacterized protein produces MVVEDMQVLAPKKKRGPSRKLDDFDEDLVKRTIHDMQLKGQYVSLRRLSDVLVERGVRITKTPLGRLVKDLGFKFYKAGSNRRYIGERNDIISMRHTYLRSIRKFREEGRPIVYLDETWLNTNHVARGDWVDCPRTSTSAFESHRGGHGRFVPSGKGSRLIIVDAGSSAVGMIPGSALIFESKTGNQDYHDEMNSENFTKWFTEQLLPNLPANSVIVMDNASYHSHLDPESRCPTSSAPKAEIQSWLDRKGIHYNPRMIKAELVTLVKQHKPRPKYVIDDLASQSGHTVLRLPPYHCELNPIELVWAELKSFVARSNATFKKEKVKELFIQARSAYGVEKWRKVESHVIREVEEKLWKLDGVQDEEVAPVVIDLTDSEDSDSDMDTDSGDDENDSDSDESMGFVEESDDEVTCCICGDYNAPGKSRKIVWVECEVCKRWSHRICTKPSLKSGKCVQCWNALYGLNTVPS; encoded by the exons ATGGTGGTGGAGGACATGCAAGTTCTAGCTCCAAAGAAGAAACGCGGTCCCAGTAGAAAGCTTGATGACTTCGATGAAGACTTGGTGAAGAGGACCATTCATGATATGCAGTTGAAGGGCCAGTACGTTTCCCTTCGTCGACTGTCAGATGTTCTAGTAGAAAGGGGAGTCAGGATCACTAAGACACCACTGGGGAGACTTGTGAAGGATCTTGGGTTCAA ATTCTACAAAGCAGGTTCCAACCGACGTTACATCGGGGAGAGGAACGATATCATAAGTATGCGACATACTTACCTGAGGTCCATTAGGAAGTTTAGAGAGGAGGGTCGTCCTATTGTGTATTTGGATGAGACTTGGTTGAACACCAATCATGTAGCGAGGGGAGATTGGGTGGACTGTCCTAGGACATCTACCTCTGCCTTTGAGTCACATCGTGGAGGTCATGGGCGTTTTGTCCCATCTGGGAAAGGCTCTCGTCTGATAATTGTGGATGCAGGTTCTTCGGCTGTGGGTATGATCCCGGGATCTGCCCTCATTTTCGAGTCGAAAACAGGCAACCAGGATTATCACGACGAGATGAACTCGGAAAACTTCACAAAGTGGTTCACTGAGCAGTTGCTCCCTAACCTACCGGCTAATTCAGTCATCGTGATGGATAATGCTTCCTATCACAGTCATCTGGATCCTGAGTCCAGGTGTCCAACTTCCTCGGCACCGAAGGCTGAGATCCAGTCTTGGCTTGATAGAAAGGGTATCCATTACAATCCGCGAATGATCAAGGCTGAATTGGTCACATTGGTGAAGCAGCATAAGCCTCGTCCTAAATATGTGATAGACGATTTGGCTTCACAGTCAGGTCACACAGTTTTGCGTCTACCTCCCTATCATTGTGAGCTTAATCCTATCGAGTTGGTCTGGGCTGAATTAAAAAGTTTCGTCGCCAGGAGCAATGCCACATTTAAGAAAGAGAAAGTGAAGGAACTCTTTATTCAGGCTAGATCAGCTTATGGGGTTGAGAAGTGGCGCAAGGTGGAGAGTCACGTGATAAGAGAGGTCGAAGAAAAACTGTGGAAACTCGACGGAGTCCAGGATGAGGAGGTTGCTCCTGTGGTCATAGACTTGACGGACTCGGAAGACAGTGACAGTGACATGgacacagattctggtgatgACGAAAATGACTCTGACTCTGACGAATCCATGGGCTTCGTTGAGGAGTCTGACGATGAAGTCACTTGTTGCATATGTGGTGATTACAATGCTCCTGGAAAGTCTCGAAAGATTGTTTGGGTTGAGTGTGAAGTGTGTAAGAGGTGGAGTCACCGCATATGTACCAAGCCCTCTCTAAAGTCAGGTAAGTGTGTCCAATGTTGGAACGCTTTGTATGGATTGAACACCGTTCCTTCATGA